DNA from Parvularcula marina:
AGCGGTCATCATCGATCGCCTGCTTGCCCATGAGGACGATGTCCGGCTTTTCCTCTTCGCAGATCGCTTTGAGGATCTTTGCGACGGCCAGGCTCTCAAGGTCGGTGTCGGTGGTCACGAGAATGCCGCGATCGCCGCCCATGGCGAGGCCCTGGCGGATCTGATCCTGCGCCTTCTCCGGCCCGATCGAGACGATGACCACTTCCGTCGCCGTGCCAGCCTCTTTGAGGCGCACTGCTTCTTCGACGGCGATTTCGTCGAAGGGGTTCATGGACATTTTCACATTGGCAAGGTCGACGGCGGTCTGGTCAGCTTTGACCCGGACCTTCACATTATAATCGACCACGCGTTTGACCGGCACGAGCACTTTCATCGGCGCTTCTCCTCACTGGCGCGCCTCAACGGGCGCGATCTAGTCACTGTCTAAACCGGCATGTAGGCGAGGGTGCCCCTGCCGGTCAATGGGGGGATGTAGTCGCGGGTTTGGCCCGCTTTCGCAAGGGGATGGGGCAGGGAATTGCCTAGTCTTTCTCTGCTCCATCAATGCGAGCCAGACAGTCCTCAGCCCAGTCTACATAGAGCCGGAAGACCCGCTGGCCGAGATCGAACGTCATATGCTCGTAAAGGGCCTGACCGGTGAGATTATCGGGAAACGCAGGGCCGTGGTCGTCCCGCCAGACATCCTCAAGCGCGGTGAGGCGGTTGGCTCGGGCGCGGAAGTCATCGCGAAGCTGCTCGTAAAAGCTGCGCGGCTCATCGGGCGCGCGGGACTGGGCAAGGAAATAGGCCTGGGCGAGATAGGCGCGGCGCTCGGTGTTGAGCTGCGGGCCTTCTTCAAGCCAGTCGCGGAACGCCTCGCGACCTTTCTCCGTCTGCTGATAGACCGTGCGGGCAGGGCCTTTCTCGGAGGGTTCCTGCCATGATGTCACAAGCCCGTCCTTCTCCAGCTTTTTGAGGGCGGGGTAGATCTGGGCGAGCGCTGCCGACCAGAAGAAGCTCAACGACTGCTCGAATTCGCACTTGATGTCGTAGCCGCTGGCAGGCTCTTCCAGAAGACCGAGGAGAATATGCGGAAGGCTCATTGGGACGCCGCCGGGCCGCGAAGGATCGAGCGGCGGATTCTTTTCTCCGAAACGATGCCAATGAGAATGACAACGCCAACAAGGACGATGGGCGGTGTTGCGCCCCACTGCCAGATATCAATAAACCGCTCCGAGCCCAGAAGAATGAAGGCGACATGGAAAGCCAAACCTGCGCCAAACATGTTCGTGACATGCTCGGCAAGGCGTCTTTTCGGGTCAGCTCCGCGGCGGAACAGGAGCTTGACTTGATCCCAACAGGCATTGAGCCCCAGCGCGAAAGCTCCCGCCAGCGCCGGCCAAAGGGCAGGCTTCAGAATGAAGACGTAAGCGGCGAAGGCGGCAGTGGCGGCAATCGCAATGACGGCCCGGAGGAGCAGTCCCGGCAACGG
Protein-coding regions in this window:
- a CDS encoding PadR family transcriptional regulator, producing the protein MSLPHILLGLLEEPASGYDIKCEFEQSLSFFWSAALAQIYPALKKLEKDGLVTSWQEPSEKGPARTVYQQTEKGREAFRDWLEEGPQLNTERRAYLAQAYFLAQSRAPDEPRSFYEQLRDDFRARANRLTALEDVWRDDHGPAFPDNLTGQALYEHMTFDLGQRVFRLYVDWAEDCLARIDGAEKD